A region of Pseudarthrobacter sp. NIBRBAC000502770 DNA encodes the following proteins:
- a CDS encoding allophanate hydrolase subunit 1, with amino-acid sequence MTTETAILPGARYTWGGDEFLFVEVSEAMSLPANFKVMSIAGRLSDAGLPGIVDICPANASLLVRFDPDVLPPEQLETAVRDIERDLTSHQERALETRIVEVPVWYEDPFTAEVAQRFREGFHQEPEGSDIDYAAKVNHLKDAAEFIQRHHEQPWLVSMVGFVAGLPFLFQLVDREKQLEVPKYLSPRTDTPKLTVGHGGCFGCIYSVRGAGGYQMFGVAAAPIFDPGQALADFKDFMVFFRPGDIVKFKPVTEAEYNTIQAEISAGTFRYRQAPVTFDLSRALADPEGYNRELMEALNGI; translated from the coding sequence ATGACCACCGAAACCGCCATCCTCCCGGGTGCGCGCTACACCTGGGGCGGGGACGAATTCCTGTTCGTGGAAGTCTCCGAAGCGATGAGCCTGCCCGCGAACTTCAAGGTCATGTCCATCGCCGGCAGGCTATCCGACGCCGGGCTCCCGGGAATCGTTGACATCTGCCCGGCCAACGCATCCCTGCTGGTGCGGTTCGACCCCGACGTCCTGCCTCCAGAGCAGCTGGAAACTGCTGTGCGTGACATCGAGCGGGACCTGACGTCCCACCAGGAACGGGCACTGGAGACCCGGATCGTCGAGGTTCCGGTCTGGTACGAGGACCCCTTCACCGCGGAAGTGGCCCAGCGGTTCCGTGAAGGGTTCCACCAGGAGCCTGAAGGCAGCGACATTGATTACGCGGCCAAGGTCAACCACCTCAAGGATGCCGCGGAGTTCATCCAGCGGCACCACGAACAGCCGTGGCTGGTGTCCATGGTGGGCTTCGTGGCCGGGCTGCCGTTCCTGTTCCAGCTGGTGGACCGCGAGAAGCAGCTGGAGGTGCCCAAGTACCTGAGCCCGCGGACCGACACCCCCAAGCTGACCGTGGGGCACGGCGGATGCTTCGGCTGCATCTACTCCGTCCGGGGCGCCGGCGGGTACCAGATGTTCGGCGTCGCCGCGGCCCCCATCTTCGACCCCGGCCAGGCCTTGGCGGACTTCAAGGACTTCATGGTGTTCTTCCGCCCCGGGGACATCGTGAAGTTCAAACCGGTCACGGAGGCGGAATACAACACCATCCAGGCGGAGATCTCCGCCGGCACCTTCCGCTACCGCCAGGCACCGGTGACGTTCGACCTGTCCAGGGCGCTGGCCGACCCGGAAGGCTACAACCGTGAACTCATGGAGGCCCTCAATGGCATTTGA
- a CDS encoding acetyl/propionyl/methylcrotonyl-CoA carboxylase subunit alpha, with amino-acid sequence MKLFIANRGEIAVRIARTAREMGIETVLGVSEPDAESLAARTADHYVVVGPAQATASYLNQDALVTAALEQGCDAVHPGYGFLSENADFARKVAEAGLTWVGPTADTISMMGNKSLAREAAANAGVPVLKGSDGPLDPEADAVGIARAIGYPLVVKASAGGGGRGIRFVHDEGELLETIEMARGEAAAIFGDPTVYLERFVEHARHVEVQVLGDGTNFIHLGDRDCSMQRRSQKVLEEAPAPNLPDAVRATIRESSVALARQCGYHGAGTVEFLYDPGNHEAAFIEMNTRIQVEHPITEQITGVDLVREQLLIASTGSMSISQDDVHFSGHAIECRINAEDPSHHFFPSPGTIRSLDWPSGEGIRVDTGVEAGSVVSPYYDSLLAKLAVHAADRDAAIAATLAALEATHIEGVKTTVPVHLALLARPEFAEVSHHSKFIETAADLTGAK; translated from the coding sequence ATGAAACTGTTCATCGCAAACCGCGGCGAGATCGCCGTGCGGATCGCCAGGACTGCCCGCGAGATGGGCATCGAAACCGTCCTGGGGGTCAGCGAGCCCGACGCGGAATCACTGGCAGCCCGGACAGCCGACCACTACGTGGTGGTGGGCCCGGCCCAGGCAACCGCCAGCTACCTGAACCAGGACGCCCTGGTCACTGCAGCCCTCGAGCAGGGGTGCGACGCCGTCCACCCGGGCTACGGTTTCCTCTCGGAGAACGCCGACTTCGCCAGGAAGGTGGCAGAGGCCGGCCTCACCTGGGTGGGCCCCACCGCGGACACCATCTCCATGATGGGCAACAAATCCCTGGCCCGGGAAGCGGCAGCCAACGCCGGCGTCCCCGTGCTCAAGGGGTCTGACGGCCCCCTGGATCCGGAGGCGGACGCCGTCGGGATTGCGCGTGCGATTGGGTACCCGCTGGTGGTGAAGGCCTCCGCCGGTGGTGGCGGCAGGGGCATCCGGTTCGTGCACGACGAAGGCGAACTGCTGGAAACCATCGAGATGGCCCGGGGCGAGGCCGCCGCCATCTTCGGCGACCCCACCGTCTACCTGGAACGGTTCGTGGAGCATGCCCGCCATGTGGAGGTGCAGGTCCTGGGCGACGGGACCAACTTCATCCACCTCGGTGACCGCGACTGTTCCATGCAGCGCCGTTCCCAGAAGGTACTGGAGGAAGCTCCTGCACCCAACCTCCCGGACGCCGTCCGGGCCACCATCCGGGAGTCCTCCGTGGCCCTTGCCCGCCAGTGCGGGTACCACGGAGCGGGGACGGTGGAGTTCCTGTACGACCCCGGGAACCACGAGGCCGCCTTCATTGAGATGAACACCCGCATCCAGGTGGAGCACCCCATCACCGAGCAAATCACCGGCGTGGACCTGGTCCGCGAGCAGCTCCTGATTGCCTCCACCGGATCCATGTCCATCTCCCAGGACGACGTGCACTTCAGCGGCCACGCCATCGAATGCCGCATCAACGCGGAAGACCCCAGCCACCACTTCTTCCCCAGCCCCGGAACCATCCGGTCCCTGGACTGGCCATCGGGGGAGGGCATCCGCGTGGACACCGGGGTGGAAGCAGGTTCGGTGGTGAGCCCCTACTACGACTCCCTCCTGGCAAAGCTGGCCGTCCACGCCGCGGACCGGGACGCCGCCATCGCAGCCACCTTGGCGGCGCTGGAGGCAACACACATTGAAGGGGTCAAGACCACCGTCCCCGTCCACCTGGCGCTGCTGGCGCGGCCCGAATTCGCCGAAGTCAGCCACCACTCCAAGTTCATTGAAACCGCAGCCGACCTCACGGGGGCAAAATGA
- a CDS encoding acetyl-CoA carboxylase, with product MATIVSPLPGVFYRKPGPGKPPFANEGDTIEVGQTIGIVEIMKQFTEIQSDVAGTLESFEVNEGDMVNPGDSIVVIREG from the coding sequence ATGGCCACCATCGTTTCACCCCTTCCCGGAGTCTTCTACCGCAAGCCCGGCCCGGGCAAACCCCCCTTCGCCAACGAAGGCGACACCATCGAAGTCGGCCAGACCATCGGCATCGTGGAAATCATGAAGCAGTTCACCGAGATCCAGTCCGACGTCGCCGGAACCCTGGAATCCTTTGAAGTCAACGAAGGCGACATGGTCAACCCGGGCGACTCGATCGTCGTCATCCGGGAAGGATAA
- the pxpA gene encoding 5-oxoprolinase subunit PxpA, protein MQKNVTETTPAQVLLNSDMGEGFGLHEFGNDAALMEIIDVANVACGYHAGDPDVMNRTVALAAEHGVAVGAHPGLPDPMGFGRRRMVLTPEEVESIILYQTGALTAFLAKNGLSLNHIKPHGALYGMLAGDEDLMQAAAGTAKQFGVPFYGLAGTAHESVCRAMGVDFVAELYVDLNYGPGGELLIQRRPAPTDPDAAAERVSRAVAGEPVTAVDGTPLNIAFQSICVHSDAPNAVAVASAVRKALDSSRSAHS, encoded by the coding sequence ATGCAAAAAAACGTGACGGAAACCACGCCTGCCCAGGTGCTGCTGAATTCGGACATGGGTGAAGGCTTCGGCCTGCATGAGTTCGGCAACGACGCCGCACTCATGGAAATCATCGACGTCGCCAACGTCGCCTGCGGCTACCACGCCGGGGACCCGGACGTCATGAACCGGACGGTGGCCCTTGCCGCCGAACACGGGGTGGCCGTGGGCGCCCATCCCGGGCTCCCCGACCCCATGGGGTTCGGCCGCCGCCGCATGGTGCTCACCCCGGAGGAGGTCGAGTCGATCATCCTGTACCAGACCGGGGCACTGACCGCCTTCCTGGCCAAGAACGGGCTGTCCCTGAACCACATCAAACCCCACGGCGCGCTCTACGGCATGCTCGCCGGAGACGAAGACCTTATGCAGGCGGCGGCCGGAACAGCCAAACAGTTCGGCGTTCCGTTCTACGGCCTGGCGGGGACCGCCCATGAATCCGTGTGCCGCGCCATGGGCGTGGACTTCGTTGCGGAACTCTATGTGGACCTCAATTACGGCCCCGGCGGCGAGCTCCTCATCCAGCGACGGCCCGCGCCCACCGACCCGGACGCCGCCGCGGAACGCGTCAGCCGGGCGGTGGCAGGCGAGCCCGTGACCGCCGTCGACGGCACTCCCCTGAACATCGCCTTCCAGAGCATCTGCGTCCACTCGGATGCACCCAACGCCGTCGCCGTGGCCTCCGCCGTGCGCAAGGCACTCGACTCATCCCGATCCGCCCACTCCTGA
- a CDS encoding helix-turn-helix domain-containing protein, which produces MRVADLVADAALNIRLAVPGSPGRLARPIAWCAPTEHMDPTPFLSVNALLLTNGMGLNVKDYRIWDAYVERLMSVPVSGLVFGLGAAHRELPPGLVKACEAHGLPLLELPPEVPFVQVMRHVDQLIAAERYAELRAGWDLADECTRLAAGGHSLAQVLERVATTIRARVAVLDHNGFELMSAGTAAGGTARTTLSLPSGGILRFRLAIEGIKSSLVLQPLLGPVAAVIAMQLSYTLGSRSPLHSREAARFIEALYEARGTPAPALRRYAAEAGFEPDAEWGSVLIGGAGEVAPAKLRTIAWRVRVGLQAEFGTVRFMEEAGLTTVLVQRGEAGMELMEAVQKSFQDAPELSAVVSGCGNLDELPLVLQLARRRMGEPGLHRAPVADLAGVVEGLPGAGLVAMSRRLLAPLMSDGGTALRETLEAYLRYSGNTRETCSELFIHRNTLTYRLRKIEELLRVDLDDGEVRATCLLALRIVAAGT; this is translated from the coding sequence GTGCGTGTTGCCGATCTCGTGGCGGATGCTGCGCTGAACATCCGACTTGCCGTGCCGGGCAGCCCTGGACGCCTGGCCCGGCCCATTGCATGGTGTGCCCCCACGGAGCACATGGACCCCACGCCGTTCCTCAGCGTCAACGCGCTGCTGCTCACTAACGGGATGGGCCTGAATGTCAAGGACTACCGCATCTGGGATGCGTACGTGGAGCGCCTGATGTCCGTTCCCGTTTCGGGCCTGGTTTTCGGCCTCGGCGCCGCACACCGTGAACTGCCGCCGGGACTGGTGAAAGCCTGCGAAGCCCATGGCCTTCCACTGCTTGAGCTTCCGCCCGAAGTGCCGTTTGTCCAGGTGATGCGGCACGTGGACCAGCTCATCGCCGCCGAACGCTATGCCGAGCTGCGCGCCGGGTGGGACCTGGCGGACGAGTGCACCAGGCTGGCGGCGGGCGGCCATTCGCTGGCGCAGGTCCTGGAACGGGTGGCCACAACCATCCGGGCGCGCGTGGCGGTCCTTGACCACAATGGGTTTGAACTCATGTCGGCAGGAACGGCCGCGGGCGGAACGGCACGGACCACCCTGAGCCTGCCCAGCGGCGGAATCCTCCGGTTCAGGCTGGCCATCGAAGGAATCAAGAGCAGCCTGGTGCTGCAGCCGCTGTTGGGCCCGGTGGCTGCGGTGATCGCCATGCAGCTGAGCTACACCCTCGGGTCCCGGTCGCCCCTGCATTCACGGGAAGCCGCACGGTTCATCGAGGCGCTCTACGAGGCCAGGGGGACACCAGCGCCGGCCCTGCGGCGCTACGCCGCGGAGGCCGGGTTCGAGCCGGACGCGGAGTGGGGCTCCGTGCTGATTGGCGGCGCAGGGGAAGTTGCGCCGGCCAAGCTGCGGACCATCGCCTGGCGGGTCCGGGTGGGTCTGCAGGCCGAATTCGGGACGGTGCGGTTCATGGAGGAAGCCGGCCTCACCACGGTCCTGGTGCAGCGCGGGGAAGCGGGGATGGAGCTCATGGAAGCCGTCCAAAAATCCTTCCAGGACGCGCCGGAATTGTCCGCCGTCGTCTCCGGGTGCGGGAACCTGGACGAACTGCCGCTGGTGCTGCAGCTGGCCCGCCGCAGGATGGGTGAGCCGGGGCTCCATCGGGCGCCGGTCGCTGACCTGGCCGGTGTGGTGGAGGGCCTGCCCGGGGCCGGGCTGGTGGCGATGTCCCGGCGCCTCCTGGCCCCGTTGATGTCCGACGGCGGCACGGCCTTGCGCGAAACACTTGAGGCGTACCTGCGGTACAGCGGGAATACCCGTGAAACCTGCAGCGAGCTCTTCATCCACCGCAACACCCTGACGTACAGGTTGCGCAAGATTGAGGAGCTTCTCCGGGTTGACCTGGATGACGGCGAAGTGCGGGCCACCTGCCTGCTGGCGCTGCGGATCGTCGCCGCCGGAACCTAG
- a CDS encoding LacI family DNA-binding transcriptional regulator — MKEKADGGGTVTLKDLARELGVHPSTVSRVLHSGSDVAKGAASAATAERVRELARKRGYSPDPQAASLRTRRTKLLGVIVPRLSDLVLAIMYEGIDEASAEVGYSAFVMNSRDDPDEQRRKIDLMLARRVDGLIIGDAHLDGGLLQELTERKVPFVLMNRRVTGYPSATCDDVVGGELVAGHLWEMGHRQVAVIAGEPYASTAVDRTAGFLDRWRSLGGTISDDDVVWSRFDTAGGREAGEKILTGGRPRPTAIFAVNDFAAIGAMGALRARGLTVGQDVAVVGYNDTSLAAELPIPLTSVHSPMADIGRTAVQLIQAVLRGEKPEPVQLEPTLFVRESSAARAAAEMAAT, encoded by the coding sequence ATGAAAGAAAAGGCCGACGGCGGCGGAACGGTCACGCTGAAGGATTTGGCCAGGGAGTTGGGCGTCCATCCGTCCACGGTCTCCAGGGTCCTGCATTCCGGTTCCGACGTGGCGAAAGGAGCGGCCTCGGCCGCCACCGCCGAGCGTGTCCGGGAACTGGCCCGCAAGCGCGGCTACTCCCCTGACCCGCAGGCCGCCAGCCTCCGCACGCGGCGCACCAAACTGTTGGGCGTCATCGTCCCCCGGCTTTCGGACCTGGTCCTGGCCATCATGTACGAGGGCATCGACGAGGCCTCAGCCGAGGTGGGGTACTCCGCGTTCGTGATGAACTCCCGCGACGACCCCGACGAACAACGGCGGAAGATCGACCTCATGCTGGCGCGACGGGTGGACGGCCTCATTATTGGTGACGCCCACCTTGACGGCGGCCTCCTGCAGGAACTGACGGAGCGGAAGGTCCCGTTCGTGCTGATGAACCGCCGGGTGACGGGCTACCCGTCTGCCACCTGCGATGACGTCGTGGGCGGTGAACTCGTGGCCGGCCACCTGTGGGAAATGGGCCACCGGCAGGTGGCGGTCATTGCCGGCGAGCCCTACGCAAGCACCGCCGTCGACCGCACCGCAGGCTTCCTGGACCGCTGGCGGTCGCTGGGCGGCACCATTTCCGACGACGACGTGGTGTGGTCCAGATTCGATACCGCCGGGGGGCGGGAGGCCGGGGAGAAAATTCTCACCGGCGGCAGGCCGCGCCCCACCGCAATCTTCGCGGTCAACGACTTCGCCGCCATTGGAGCGATGGGGGCCCTGCGCGCCCGCGGCCTCACCGTGGGACAGGACGTGGCGGTGGTGGGGTACAACGACACCTCCCTGGCCGCCGAACTTCCCATTCCGCTGACCTCGGTCCACTCCCCCATGGCGGACATTGGACGGACGGCGGTGCAGCTGATCCAGGCGGTGCTCAGGGGCGAGAAACCCGAACCCGTACAGCTGGAACCCACCCTGTTCGTCCGCGAAAGCAGCGCCGCCAGGGCGGCCGCCGAGATGGCCGCCACCTAG
- a CDS encoding asparaginase, translating to MTVTDSHVVLLATGGTISSRSSQAGGAVASDTGEQVFKALGSRVSHPVRVLDVFQKGSYLLTFDDMLKICAAIQEVLKDPTVLGVVVTHGTDTMEETAYLADLTHSDERPVVFTGSQRAADSDAPDGPDNLARAIAVAGSMDGRGKGVMVQFAGTIFPAAGVRKSQTLRLDAFANPDFGVLGQVSAQGEVAMDGSGRLEALPLPRPGGGSPRVDLVAAYPGSDSILMHAALEAGAEGIILQGTGSGNANASLCAEVAAAVASGAVVVTSTRVDAGPVVPIYGAGGGGEDLRVAGAISSGHLRPSQSLILLSLLLRINPDRDRITEIFAQRGRPPEPSA from the coding sequence ATGACTGTTACCGACTCCCACGTCGTGCTGCTGGCCACGGGAGGCACAATCTCGTCGCGTTCCTCCCAGGCCGGAGGCGCCGTCGCCTCCGATACCGGCGAGCAGGTGTTCAAAGCCCTCGGCTCGCGGGTTTCCCACCCCGTCCGGGTGCTGGACGTGTTCCAAAAGGGGTCCTACCTCCTGACATTCGACGACATGCTGAAGATCTGCGCAGCCATCCAGGAGGTTCTTAAGGACCCCACCGTCCTGGGCGTGGTGGTCACCCACGGCACGGACACCATGGAGGAGACCGCCTACCTCGCGGACCTGACACACAGCGACGAGCGGCCGGTGGTCTTCACAGGCTCGCAGCGGGCCGCCGACTCCGACGCTCCCGACGGGCCGGACAACCTTGCGCGGGCCATCGCCGTCGCCGGTTCGATGGACGGGCGGGGAAAGGGCGTCATGGTCCAGTTTGCGGGCACCATTTTCCCGGCCGCCGGCGTGCGGAAAAGCCAGACTCTTCGGCTGGATGCCTTTGCGAACCCCGATTTTGGGGTACTTGGCCAAGTGTCAGCCCAGGGAGAAGTTGCCATGGACGGCAGCGGCAGGCTTGAGGCCCTGCCCCTGCCCCGGCCGGGCGGCGGCTCCCCGCGGGTGGACCTGGTTGCCGCCTACCCAGGCTCCGACTCCATCCTGATGCACGCCGCCCTTGAAGCAGGAGCGGAAGGCATCATCCTCCAGGGAACCGGAAGCGGCAACGCAAATGCCAGCCTCTGCGCAGAGGTGGCCGCCGCCGTCGCGTCCGGCGCCGTGGTGGTCACCAGCACCCGCGTGGACGCGGGACCGGTGGTGCCCATTTACGGGGCCGGAGGCGGTGGCGAGGACCTGCGGGTTGCCGGTGCCATCAGCTCCGGCCACCTCCGGCCCTCGCAGTCACTGATCCTGCTCAGCCTCCTGCTCAGGATCAATCCCGACCGGGACCGGATCACCGAAATTTTTGCCCAACGAGGGAGGCCTCCTGAACCTTCCGCCTGA